The Hyalangium gracile genomic sequence TAAGGCACCTTGTCGATGCGGAGGAACTCCTTCACCCCATTGCGTAGGAGCCTGTGCTTCTGGCCAATGGTGTAGCGGCTACCCACCTGGCCGTAGCCATCGACAATGCCCTTGGAGACCAGCAAGCCGTCATAGGCTCGCGAGCGGAAGACTTCGTGGGCGTACAGATCGTCACGTTGCCTGACTCGGAGCTCGGCCCGCCGTTCGGTCTCGAAATCGAAGCTCGGGTCGACCAGGTCTTGGCTGTCAGGGAAGAAGAACTTCATGGGGCTTTCCGTTGGTACTGGGCGACGTATTCCCGGACCAGGTGATTGCTGAGGAGTTCGATGTCCTGGGGGGTGTTCTGCAGGGCATTCCACCGCATCCCACCGAGCCCCTCCCAGGCGCCGGCCGTCCAGCGGCAGGAGTTTCTCAGAGGGGTGAGCTGCTTGCGGATCTGTGTCTCCGCTTTGGAGTCGAACGGGTCGATTCCCACCATGACCCGATCCATCAGCCTCCCCATGGAGCGGATACCAATGCCGTGCATCAGGCGGCTCTGTTGGGACCGCTTGCCCCAAGCCTCCGGGAAGGTGTGCCTCACCGCGTTCCAGTAGGCGAAGAGGATTCGGCGGATCGCCTCGTAGTCCGTCTCCCGGGTTGCTGCATTGGTATAGGGGTAGAGACAGCCCGAAGCGGCCTTCAGGCTCTCCGCAATCATTGCCACCACCACCGTCCCGGTCACCACCGCCTCTTTTCGCTCCCGGGGAGGAGTCGAGGTGAGCTGGATGAGCTTGTAGAACGGCGAGTGGGGGTCGTTGTTGAGAACCTCGCAGAGCCGGGCGGGGGCCTTCTTCGCCTCGAGCTGTGGAGGGAGGATCGTGTCCACATCGGGGAGCAGTTCGGTGATGAGTCCCCGCGGGAGCGGCCGGGTGCTGTTGATGCGGAGGAACTGATCCTTCTGGAGCGAGATCTCGTCCGCAACGAAGGCATTTACCGGGACAGGCAGGTCCGCGTTCTTGGCACGAGCGAGCGCCAAGGCCCGCTGTTGCCCATCCACGATCCAAGCGGGCTTGGGCTGCCCCTCTCCGGCCACTGGAATGATCAGGGTGCCGGATTCGGCCAGCCCGTCGGATACATTCGGGCCGCGGGAATGGACGAATGAACTCGCACTACTGAGGGCCAGGATGATCGAGTTCGGAAAGAGCACGCTTCCACTGTCGAGGTAGTCGACGATGCTCTGCACGTGCCGCCGCACCTCAGGGCGCTGATAACCGATGAGCTTGCCCGCTTCGGTCCGTGAGACCCGGGAGACATCGGCCACGCGGAGGAGTTCCTTCGCGGAGAGGGTGAACATGTAGAGCGGGTGCTTGCCGTCCTGAATGACGCGAAGCGCCCTGCGCTTGATCTCCTGGTCAGCCACGAACCCCTCCTTCCTTCAGCGTGGCGAAGAGCCGGTTGAAGCGTTCCATCTGGCACTTTCGTCCCGAGTCCCGGAACTTCCGGAGCAAGCTGCTGCGCGATTGCCCTGACGTGTCGCGAAGCTCGCTTCGGATGAACTGCAGAACCTCATGATCGGTCACCGGACTACGGGTGTTCTCGGGCCAGTCACCGGCCTTGCGGGAAAGCGCGGCGACTTGCTCGCGCACGGCTT encodes the following:
- the dbpB gene encoding DGQHR domain-containing protein DpdB, whose product is MADQEIKRRALRVIQDGKHPLYMFTLSAKELLRVADVSRVSRTEAGKLIGYQRPEVRRHVQSIVDYLDSGSVLFPNSIILALSSASSFVHSRGPNVSDGLAESGTLIIPVAGEGQPKPAWIVDGQQRALALARAKNADLPVPVNAFVADEISLQKDQFLRINSTRPLPRGLITELLPDVDTILPPQLEAKKAPARLCEVLNNDPHSPFYKLIQLTSTPPRERKEAVVTGTVVVAMIAESLKAASGCLYPYTNAATRETDYEAIRRILFAYWNAVRHTFPEAWGKRSQQSRLMHGIGIRSMGRLMDRVMVGIDPFDSKAETQIRKQLTPLRNSCRWTAGAWEGLGGMRWNALQNTPQDIELLSNHLVREYVAQYQRKAP